A window of Candidatus Cloacimonadaceae bacterium contains these coding sequences:
- a CDS encoding HU family DNA-binding protein: MTKADLVKIISENTGIIRKDVAVVVDSLLQSIKDSLGTGNHIEIRGFGTFKLKTRKPRVGRNPKTDEKVPVPSRTVPTFKFSREFKTSVVDFKTS; this comes from the coding sequence ATGACAAAAGCAGATTTGGTGAAAATCATCTCGGAAAACACTGGTATCATCCGCAAAGACGTCGCCGTAGTCGTTGATTCATTGCTTCAATCAATCAAGGACAGCCTCGGAACAGGCAACCACATTGAAATCCGCGGCTTTGGAACTTTCAAGCTCAAAACCCGCAAACCGCGAGTGGGCAGAAACCCCAAAACCGACGAAAAAGTACCGGTTCCCTCCAGAACCGTTCCCACCTTCAAATTCTCCCGCGAATTCAAGACCTCCGTCGTTGACTTCAAAACGTCGTAA